Genomic window (Longimicrobiaceae bacterium):
CTTGGCTACGTGGGTCTTCCCCTCGCCGCTGAGATGGCCCGCAGTGGCTTCCGGACGGTGGGCTTCGATGTGAGCCAGCGGGTTGTAGACACCGTGAACCGCGGTGAGAGCCATATTCAGGACGTCGCATCGGAGGTGGTCGCGGACTACGTGGAGAAGGGGCTACTCAGCGCCACCACGGACCTTTCCCGCCTCTCCGAGTGCGACGCGATCTCCATCTGCGTTCCGACGCCGCTCTCCAAGACCAAGGACCCCGACCTCTCCTATGTGGTGAGCGCCACCAGGTCGGTGCGCGACGCCCTACGGCCGGGGCAACTGGTCATCCTCGAGTCCACCACCTATCCGGGCACGACCCGCGAAGCGATGCTGCCTGTGCTCGAGGATTCCGGACTCGAGGTCGGGAAGGATTTCTTCCTCTGCTTCAGCCCTGAGCGTGTCGATCCGGGCAATCCGGTGTGGCACACGCGGAACACCCCCAAGGTCATCGGCGGCCTCACCGAGGCGTGCACCGAAGTCGGGGTCGCCCTGTACGGCCAGATCTTCGATACCCTGGTGCCGGTCTCCAGCGCCGAGGCGGCCGAGTTGGTGAAGCTGCACGAGAACACCTTCCGGATGATCAACATCGCCCTGGCCAACGAGATGGCCCAGGTCTGCGATCGGCTGGGAGTGGATGTCTGGGAGGTGATCGACGCCGCGGCGACCAAGCCCTTCGGCTTCATGAAGTTCACCCCGGGCCCCGGTCTCGGGGGGCACTGCATCCCGCTCGACCCGCACTACCTCTCGTGGAAGATGCGGACACTCGCCTTCAAGACGCGGATGATCGAGCTGTCGAGCGAGGTGAACGCGGAGATGCCCGCCTTCGTCGTGCGCAAGGTGGGGGACGCACTGAACGACGATCGCAAAGCGATTCGCGGCAGCCGCATCCTGGTCCTGGGTGTCGCCTACAAGAAGGACATCGACGACCTGCGCGAGAGCCCGGCGCTGGAGATCCTGCACCTGTTGCAGGAGAAGGGGGCAGAGGTGGAGTACCACGACCCGCACTGCCCCGAGATCGGCGACGACGGGCATACGCCGCTGGAGAATCTCCCGCTGCGCTCCGTCAATTTCACTCCCGAGGTGCTCCGCGCCGCGGACTGCGTGGTGATCGTCACAGACCACCGGGCGATCGACTACGAGATGGTCGCCCGGGAGGCTCGTCTGGTGGTCGATACCCGTGGGGTGATGCGGCGAGTGAGCGGCTCGGCGCGGGTGGTGGGTCTGAGCGGAACGGAGCAGGAGCGCCACACCGCCAATGGGCGCTGGCTTTCGCTGGTCGCGAGCTGATGCGCATCAGAGAGATCGAGGCGGACCTGCGCGCTGAGCCGCGCCGGTGGCTCGTCACCGGCGCGGCCGGCTTCATTGGCAGCAACCTGGTCGAGCACCTGCTCCGGCTGGGTCAATCGGTGCGGGGGATCGACAACTTCGCGACCGGCCACCGCCGCAACCTGGAGGACATCCGCGTCCAGGTGGGAGAGGAGGCCTGGGCCCGCTTCGAGTTCGAGCCGACGGACATCCTGGACCTCGAGGGATGCCGGCGCGCCTGTAAGGGGGTGGATTTCGTCCTGCACCAGGCGGCGCTCGGCAGCGTACCCCGCTCGCTGGCGGATCCCATCGGCAGCAACGCCGCCAACGTCAGCGGTTTCCTCAATGTGCTCGTGGCGGCGCGGGACGCCGGCGTCCAGCGGTTTGTCTACGCCGCGAGTAGCTCCACTTACGGCGACCATCCTGATCTGCCCAAGGTGGAGGAGCGGATCGGTCGGCCGCTCTCACCCTATGCCGTGACGAAGTACGTCAACGAGCTATACGCCGACGTCTTCGAGCGCAGCTATGGCATTCGCAC
Coding sequences:
- a CDS encoding nucleotide sugar dehydrogenase, whose protein sequence is MQTHSTKEQMLNRFSRREATLGVIGLGYVGLPLAAEMARSGFRTVGFDVSQRVVDTVNRGESHIQDVASEVVADYVEKGLLSATTDLSRLSECDAISICVPTPLSKTKDPDLSYVVSATRSVRDALRPGQLVILESTTYPGTTREAMLPVLEDSGLEVGKDFFLCFSPERVDPGNPVWHTRNTPKVIGGLTEACTEVGVALYGQIFDTLVPVSSAEAAELVKLHENTFRMINIALANEMAQVCDRLGVDVWEVIDAAATKPFGFMKFTPGPGLGGHCIPLDPHYLSWKMRTLAFKTRMIELSSEVNAEMPAFVVRKVGDALNDDRKAIRGSRILVLGVAYKKDIDDLRESPALEILHLLQEKGAEVEYHDPHCPEIGDDGHTPLENLPLRSVNFTPEVLRAADCVVIVTDHRAIDYEMVAREARLVVDTRGVMRRVSGSARVVGLSGTEQERHTANGRWLSLVAS
- a CDS encoding NAD-dependent epimerase/dehydratase family protein, whose protein sequence is MRIREIEADLRAEPRRWLVTGAAGFIGSNLVEHLLRLGQSVRGIDNFATGHRRNLEDIRVQVGEEAWARFEFEPTDILDLEGCRRACKGVDFVLHQAALGSVPRSLADPIGSNAANVSGFLNVLVAARDAGVQRFVYAASSSTYGDHPDLPKVEERIGRPLSPYAVTKYVNELYADVFERSYGIRTVGLRYFNVFGRRQDPEGAYAAVIPRWVASLLEGRPCVINGDGETSRDFCYVENVVQANLLAALVDPEGEPESGAVYNVAVGERTTLNELFAMIRDGLATSRPELAGVQPTYGPFRPGDVRHSQADISKARQRLGYEPTHTVAEGLTEALGWYEATLARTGPDMGP